The nucleotide sequence ATTATGAGTACAAACCAAATAGTACATTTATTGTCGGATACTCAGAGACGGTTTTGTAAAATAGTATTGATGTTGTACATTGATTGTCGTGTTTCAAGTACAGTCAGATTAAAAAATTGTTGTCATTCTCTTAAGAGACTTGCAAACTGTTTAGCTTTTTGTCTGTGCTAAACTTAATTTGTGTGGTGGTGTTTAAAGGAGGTGTAATTCTAGATGTACAACAGTTGGTAGTGGATTTTTTTAGGGAGGTGCAGTATTGTGTCTAACCACTAGGAGGAGCTGATTGAGTTAATGCTGACCTGAATCATGTTCTGACAGGTTAAGGGTTTTGGCTCCACCCCTTGTGTTTACAGGATATCTGTAACTCTCTATTTAACCTTTTTCTATTTCTATTTGCACTAGTCGTAaaagtagattttttaaaacGATTGCCTTTTTGTGTTAACACTTCTTTAACATTGTGTTTTCACTTCTACACCAGTGACTTACATAATTTACAATATTCTGcttaatttttttgcatttttctttctattacattttttgcattcagTTAAGCAATGGACATTTTTACTAGTGATTTCAATGATGAatacagaacagaaaaaaatcaattactttacattattctaatgtcatgttttatgtttatcatTTTAACATACATGCACATGTAATCATTATACAGATCCTTATTTAAAGATTGTTGTATAGATTAGTAGAATACATTTCACAGTGTATTATATCTTCGAGCAAATGTGAATGCAATGAAAAGAGAACAAGTAAAGACTTATTCAGATGCACATCGAACATTTTCCTCATAGTATCCAGGGTTGGTTATGTTCCCAGAAGGACTGTATTGACCAACAACATAAACTGTGCGTCCATCAGTAGCCAGTCCTACTCCGACTTCTTTAGTTGATTTCCACACAACTTGGGTAAAGTGTCctgaaaattatatatatatatatgtacataaaaatgtaatctctgaattaatttaattgttaatagccaagtaaaaaaatacaaaaggaaACTTTATTGTGCAAACCTGTCTTGGGTTGATATCCTGATTTTTCGAAGTTGTAATCTTTAATCTCGCTATACCAGGTGTCTACAGGCTTTTTACCTggaaaaatacaacacaataaaTGTTTACGGAAGGAATGCCATGTGCTCAGTGCTTTGTTCCTATTTACGTTTAACTCACTTAATGGCAAGTTATCATTGAATTCATTAGGATTGTAAGCTAttatgttcatatttattttacctGTCGGTTTCTTTGGTTCGGAGCTGAaagcataaaatatattttctccgTTGTCTGTGTCACTGTGTTCCATGCGCTTCTTACTGAAAATATGATCTGCCCACAGTTGAGCTGAAGCACACAGCGTATCGCTCAGTGTCAGATCTGGGGCTTGATGTTTTCTTCTGTACTTGTTGTGGGTCTCCAGAAACTCCTTCTTAAAGCTTTCATCTATTGAGAATCACAAACCAGCGTGAAGTATTACAAAAGTAGGAATGATGTAGTCACTAAACAGCGATGTGAAACTGAGAACATGCCAAGATGCATGAAACAGTgataaaaaagatttaaaaaaaatatggagTAAAGTCTTCTTAAACCATGTAAAAACACAAGTATGTTAttgttcaaaaataaatatgaacttgttttctttcctcaaataaaaaagaatatttttatttgtaatttgggagaaatgttgtcagtaCACAGAACGATAAAAggtgataattttacctaatcATGtacctataaataataaaaaagcaatgttGGAGTGATCTCTTAACCTGTTTTTGAATATACAGTCAGGGGAAACCATTTCAACATTCAAAAACaggttttctgaatttactatttataggtatgtgtttcattctgtgaactactaacaatatttatcTCAAATAAAAcgtttgtttctatttgcaattatttgcagaaaatgaaaactggagaaacaggtgaaaataacataaaagatgCTCTggattttttcagacctcaaatacagcaaagaaaatgagttcattcacttttaagcaacacaaaagtcatatttttgcatgtatttaggaaaagttcgaaaaatatttgttcatgtgataacctggatttttctcacagttctcattgctgttgaatgactttgtcactcactcctgaggtttgatttaattgaaatttaacagaccctggactggaatgaccacaatacatctagaaatgatgaataTGGCTGTATATACCAGTTGATTATTTTACAAtgcacttttaaaaaatgaataaagagAGTTGACCCACCTGCCATGGCCGCTGAACTAtaagctgtaaataaaaaagcatgtgCATGTAAGTGCAAACATCAGACAGAAGTGAGTATTGATGTGATGTGATAATACCTTGTGTTGTCTCGTGGAGTACGGATGTGGCTCGGGTCGAGTCAGTGCTGTACACATgtgttgatgtttgtgtttatatactgTTAGCAGCTTCACCCACCTCTCCAAGACCCACCATTAACATTCCTCATCTCCATGTCTCTCATCGTAAAAACTGGGTAAACTGGTCACATTTTACACAGGATATCTTCCAGGTAACTCCAGTGGATTCTCTGGAAGATGTTCATGAGGGCATCCGTGTTGTATGTGTATCAGTTTACTTCACGTGAACTTGTTGATATTGGCCGTTATCTGTATAGTTTAGAAATCATTTCAGTCCAAATGTAGTCTCTACTTactaactaaactaaacctTGCTCTCACAGAATGCAGTCATAGAAGCTGGCATGGTGTTAAAAAGGAAAGAGAAAAGTATAGGAATCATCATTTACAATGCAAGATAGATAACAAttaatatttgaaataaacCGAGAAAGAATGAAGTAATGAAATAAGTGTTAAACTAGTTGAGGTATCTGGTCTGTTTTTAAAGGTGGACGCAACTGAGTAAATCTCACAAAAACATGTCAAGGTCACATTCTACAAAACAGTAATAAGACCAGTAAtgtttggggggggggttgcagaatttaaaaaaatcacattaccATAATGTTCCTGATTATTTTGTAATTtccattagggctgtcacgataattAAATTTGGCTAACTATAAATTGTCTTAAATAATTGTAAttgtggcgattaattgtcttttttaaggctttgacaattttaatgattaattacaattaatttattcaattaataaaatatagatacattaagaaatgtgaaaattctgtaaataatTAGTAACATTCCCTACAGAGTGAGTGACCTTAACAGAAAAgactgtcttaactgaaaaaacTGATATGAGGATGATGTGGTCTTGCTGTGTATCTGGAATCATGTCAAGAAATGTCAAGGACGGTGGATGTAAAATGCTGCAGATCACCCTTGTTTTCCAAGAATTGTGattatctgaaataattgcgtttatgtcaaataattgcgatgagacTATTATTTAATACTTGTGACAACTCTAATTTCCATTATTCTCAAGAGTAATATTCTAATATAGCCATTCCTCATAATTTATGAATGCATTGGCAATGGCAAGTATTCCCAGACTTAACTTTAAACGTTagatgcatgcgtgtgtgtagaCCAGTAAAATAATTATAGGGAAGTTTAAAGAACGGTAGTCACAAGCggctttacaagtcacttcCGTCACAtagtaaaacacaaaaacaccgGGAGATTTCTGTTTGGGAGGTGTGTGACTGCATGTGCATGgatgttaaaaaaatgacaatgtgattcctcaaaaaataaaaactcagaCAAAGTGTCTCCATGTATCTATCAGAACCATTTGTGGCTTGACGTTTGCTGCACAAACAGAGGACTCGTGCCAAACCTACATTATAaggtttggtatggctcggccaccaaatcagacctacgaagactacaacggacagttcgtagtgctgagaaaattattggtgctcctctgcccacacttcag is from Triplophysa rosa linkage group LG13, Trosa_1v2, whole genome shotgun sequence and encodes:
- the im:7150988 gene encoding Golgi-associated plant pathogenesis-related protein 1 — protein: MADESFKKEFLETHNKYRRKHQAPDLTLSDTLCASAQLWADHIFSKKRMEHSDTDNGENIFYAFSSEPKKPTGKKPVDTWYSEIKDYNFEKSGYQPKTGHFTQVVWKSTKEVGVGLATDGRTVYVVGQYSPSGNITNPGYYEENVRCASE